The following are from one region of the Deltaproteobacteria bacterium genome:
- a CDS encoding right-handed parallel beta-helix repeat-containing protein, with the protein MGKHCEQRLISLGWVCALILALAVPAYAVDGVIEINQARALAGGVTLGDTTPGFPVTISQPGSYRLTGNLTVPNENTTAIQITAENVTIDLNGFAILGPTVCTYTGVGAIPVTCMPAGTGRGIDGTAAGLAVLNGTVRGMGAAGIFFQGGSRAEGVHVVSNGSSGIGGNYGSSNLITHNIAELNGEAGIQAGGGATVSQNVAAYNGIRGIDAGGGECTIIGNTATLNGSEGIYSNNLSTITNNTTVANKGDGIFTGGGSLVQGNQSSANGGRGLAFSFGGGAAGYTHNVFASNTGGSVGGGAPVSLGQNLCNGVVC; encoded by the coding sequence ATGGGAAAGCACTGTGAGCAGAGGTTGATCTCGTTGGGGTGGGTGTGCGCGTTAATACTGGCACTCGCGGTGCCAGCCTACGCCGTCGACGGCGTGATCGAGATCAACCAGGCGCGTGCGTTGGCCGGCGGTGTGACGCTGGGCGATACAACACCGGGCTTCCCAGTGACCATCAGCCAGCCGGGGAGCTACCGGTTGACTGGCAACCTCACGGTGCCGAACGAGAACACTACGGCGATTCAGATAACGGCGGAGAACGTTACCATCGATCTCAACGGCTTTGCGATCCTTGGTCCAACCGTGTGCACGTATACGGGCGTCGGCGCCATTCCGGTTACGTGCATGCCGGCGGGAACGGGACGCGGAATAGATGGCACCGCCGCGGGCCTCGCGGTGCTGAACGGGACGGTGCGCGGAATGGGCGCGGCAGGCATCTTCTTTCAAGGCGGTTCGCGGGCCGAGGGTGTCCATGTGGTGAGCAACGGGTCCAGCGGGATCGGCGGAAACTACGGCAGTTCCAATCTCATCACTCACAACATCGCGGAGCTGAATGGTGAGGCAGGTATCCAGGCCGGCGGCGGCGCAACGGTCAGCCAGAATGTTGCGGCCTATAACGGCATTAGGGGCATCGACGCGGGCGGAGGGGAGTGTACGATCATTGGCAACACGGCGACCCTCAATGGCTCCGAAGGGATATACAGCAACAATCTAAGCACCATCACGAACAACACGACGGTGGCGAATAAGGGTGATGGCATCTTCACCGGCGGAGGTTCGCTGGTGCAAGGAAACCAGTCGTCGGCAAATGGGGGGCGGGGACTCGCGTTTTCCTTCGGTGGCGGCGCTGCTGGCTACACGCACAATGTCTTCGCCAGCAACACCGGAGGTTCAGTCGGCGGCGGGGCCCCGGTTTCGTTGGGCCAGAACCTCTGTAACGGCGTTGTCTGCTGA
- a CDS encoding DUF433 domain-containing protein, producing the protein MTDPILLKRITATPEIFGGKPIIRGMRISVELILSLLAAGREMVREKIRFPVGPSIAGGVTTSRAAPAVP; encoded by the coding sequence ATGACTGATCCGATACTCCTCAAGCGCATCACGGCGACGCCGGAGATCTTCGGTGGGAAACCGATCATCCGCGGCATGCGGATTTCCGTGGAGCTGATCCTGAGCTTGCTGGCCGCAGGGCGTGAAATGGTGCGAGAAAAAATTCGCTTCCCCGTCGGACCCTCTATCGCAGGAGGAGTTACGACTTCACGCGCCGCGCCCGCAGTCCCATGA
- a CDS encoding glycosyltransferase family 39 protein, translating to MDGAGARWLRKPSVWIFAITLFAALVRLTNIDFDQHHFFHPDERRIAYAIGDLSFQPLQLNPKFFAYGSFPIYIDKAANSLLGLIDQRWLGYDSAIHTSRAVSGVMGTLTVLLVILLGFRLYDRPTGLLAGFLLAACVLHVQNSHYGTVDITLTFLVLLALYRLTHVVQRGWTRDYLIAGLIIGFAGATKASAFPIMLPLGIAAVSRIMKGDRLVPVLLRVVGATILVGVAFAIGQPYAILDFKDFTHDLLEQSGMVRNAGQFPYTNQYVGTPKYGYELIQMILCGMAPPLALAAIWASGRHVAGVWRERAEEIVLLAWVVPFFLVTGWFEVKFIRYLLPIYPLMILWAAEWLLRVYRRGGIGRVALPTVVVGTTAALLAFLAIYSRPHTVVAGSEWVYKFIPAGSRILSQDWDEGFPMPLPGGFNPERYKIVNFGYYEPDNPAKMAKLAKELADAEYIAFQTKRLYGATTQAAQKFPLTSNYFYLLFAGDLGYTLTYEEAARPNLFGLEFPDEIVDESFTVYDHPKVLIFRNEGHLSADAILDKILHGLPSRQMTRNELLLARPGEATAGVASEPIHSSLPALFTFALLIEALALATYPLTRRWLAGASPYALAKVLGVLVFAYVPWLLVSLGQADFTRSTLATTALLMGGLGLMSWLRARRTATPSDDIDRDNASQWIAVEALFWGTFLFFLIVRSFNPEIFWGEKPMDFSFLNALTRATTLPPPEPWFAGHDLNYSYFGHFISAALGKVCHIDPAITFNLAIAFFGGLTAVAAFALGHAITKRWQTGVLAGILTVLLGNLSGPREYYTRGVMNFDYFWATSRVIKDTINEFPLWSFLFADLHAHVMVMPFSLTFLCLVVAWVRRRFGEPDGAPSSRTALTLLLGLALGTVMVSNGWSSPTYVLVFPFLLACHWIGASSGRRFFTFIGQFFTRVLTPAVLVVIVAYAFYLPFWFHFTPPERNIGWEVGPYARPRDFLQIFGLFLYILIPFFFANWRRVLMPQPRPVAATQPPPMAVEIDPAPAAETADDEANAPGAMAVAENAWIESPPEVVPIVIPPLPPAAPRLGTELRLGWFRIAVIGLVIVGAIASLFISTRAFELIIAMLGLHLALHPRTDAHHRVPIALAAFACFITAGCEIVFVWDRMNTIFKFYLDSWLIFSGAAAAAVAELWSGRVLSGVARRVWQAGLVVLVAVAVFTSVSGTYGVLTTNRVKTPKPTLNGTLYLDEHDPYEVASYKWLNERISGIPVIVEAFGPSYQEFSRVSMNTGLPTVLGWEYHVIQRAATQPDVNRRKNDIKLIYTSDNKDQVRAALERYHVAMVYVGPLERRTYNGANTEQFKTWSNLLTPVYENSAVSIYAVSGNFTGAIPVTTVEEVPRVTADEAPAPAPEPEGQLHQPRGVAVDSTGAVYACDFGNARIQKFNKDLKFDLAWGEHGELPSQFKDPCGIAVGPKNNVFVADTWNHRVQVFTDKGQYVREWGSGFYGPRGIAIDGSGAVFVADTGNNRIMRFSPTGELEATWGAHGSEDGKFFEPTGIAVDGKGKVYVCDNGNGRLQIFSRDGAFVSSFPVPGWLSQVYAEPYVAIDSKGAIWVTVSGAKEVRAYDTSGKLLRTITGKTIPTAQFETPMGIAFNPVTKEMVVSDLEHKLVRFAYGEGR from the coding sequence ATGGACGGGGCGGGAGCGCGTTGGCTGCGGAAGCCGTCGGTTTGGATCTTCGCGATCACGTTGTTCGCGGCGCTGGTCCGGCTGACCAACATCGATTTCGATCAACACCATTTTTTCCATCCCGATGAGCGCCGCATCGCCTATGCCATCGGCGACCTTTCGTTTCAGCCGCTGCAACTCAACCCCAAGTTCTTCGCCTACGGGTCGTTCCCGATCTACATCGACAAGGCCGCCAATAGCCTGCTCGGCCTGATCGACCAGCGCTGGCTGGGTTACGACAGCGCCATCCACACCTCGCGCGCTGTCTCCGGCGTGATGGGCACGCTCACCGTGTTGCTCGTCATCTTGCTCGGCTTCCGGCTTTACGACCGTCCAACCGGCCTGCTGGCGGGATTCCTGCTCGCCGCCTGCGTGCTGCACGTGCAGAACTCGCACTACGGCACCGTCGACATCACGCTGACCTTCCTCGTCCTGCTCGCGCTCTACCGGCTCACGCATGTGGTGCAACGCGGGTGGACGCGCGACTACCTCATCGCCGGGTTGATCATCGGCTTCGCCGGCGCCACCAAAGCCAGCGCGTTCCCGATCATGCTGCCGCTCGGCATCGCCGCCGTGTCGCGCATCATGAAGGGCGATCGACTGGTGCCGGTGCTGCTGCGCGTCGTTGGCGCCACGATCTTGGTCGGCGTCGCCTTCGCCATCGGCCAGCCTTACGCCATCCTCGATTTCAAGGACTTCACTCACGACCTGCTCGAACAAAGCGGCATGGTGCGCAACGCCGGCCAGTTCCCGTACACCAATCAGTACGTCGGCACGCCGAAGTACGGCTACGAACTCATCCAGATGATCCTCTGCGGCATGGCGCCACCGCTGGCGCTGGCGGCGATCTGGGCGAGCGGCCGCCACGTGGCCGGCGTCTGGCGCGAGCGCGCGGAAGAGATCGTGCTGCTTGCGTGGGTGGTGCCGTTCTTCCTCGTCACCGGTTGGTTCGAGGTCAAGTTCATCCGCTACCTGCTGCCGATCTATCCGCTCATGATCCTATGGGCGGCCGAATGGCTGCTGCGGGTCTATCGTCGCGGCGGTATTGGGCGAGTGGCGCTGCCCACAGTGGTCGTCGGCACCACAGCTGCGCTGCTGGCATTTCTGGCGATCTACTCGCGGCCGCATACCGTCGTTGCGGGCTCCGAATGGGTTTACAAATTCATTCCCGCCGGCAGCAGAATTCTCAGCCAAGATTGGGACGAAGGCTTCCCGATGCCGCTGCCCGGCGGCTTCAATCCGGAGCGCTACAAGATCGTCAACTTCGGATACTACGAGCCGGACAATCCGGCGAAGATGGCCAAGCTGGCGAAGGAGCTGGCCGACGCCGAGTACATCGCGTTCCAAACCAAACGGCTGTACGGCGCGACCACTCAGGCGGCGCAGAAGTTTCCGCTCACCAGCAACTACTTCTACCTGCTGTTCGCCGGTGATCTCGGCTACACGCTGACCTACGAGGAAGCGGCGCGCCCGAACCTGTTCGGGCTCGAGTTCCCCGATGAGATCGTCGACGAATCGTTCACCGTCTACGATCACCCGAAGGTACTCATCTTCCGCAATGAGGGCCACCTCTCGGCCGACGCGATCCTCGACAAAATTCTGCACGGCCTGCCGTCGCGGCAGATGACGCGCAACGAACTGCTGCTGGCCCGTCCCGGTGAAGCCACGGCGGGCGTCGCCAGCGAACCGATTCATTCGAGCTTGCCCGCGCTGTTCACCTTCGCGTTGCTGATCGAAGCGCTCGCCCTCGCCACCTATCCGCTCACCCGCCGCTGGCTGGCGGGCGCGAGTCCGTACGCGCTTGCCAAAGTGCTCGGCGTGTTGGTGTTCGCCTACGTCCCGTGGCTGCTGGTGAGTTTGGGGCAGGCCGACTTCACCCGCAGTACGCTAGCGACCACCGCGCTACTCATGGGTGGGCTCGGTCTGATGAGCTGGTTGCGCGCGCGGCGCACCGCGACGCCAAGCGATGACATCGATCGCGACAACGCCAGCCAATGGATCGCAGTGGAAGCGCTGTTTTGGGGCACGTTCCTGTTCTTCCTGATCGTGCGATCGTTCAACCCGGAGATTTTCTGGGGCGAGAAGCCGATGGACTTCTCGTTCCTCAACGCGCTGACGCGCGCCACCACGCTGCCGCCGCCGGAGCCGTGGTTCGCCGGCCACGATCTCAACTACTCCTACTTCGGCCACTTCATCAGCGCCGCGCTCGGCAAGGTCTGTCACATCGATCCGGCGATCACGTTCAACCTCGCCATCGCTTTCTTCGGTGGACTCACCGCGGTCGCCGCGTTCGCCCTCGGCCACGCCATCACCAAGCGTTGGCAGACCGGCGTGCTGGCCGGCATCTTGACCGTCCTGCTCGGCAATCTCTCCGGGCCGCGCGAGTACTACACGCGCGGCGTGATGAACTTCGACTACTTCTGGGCCACCTCGCGCGTGATCAAAGATACCATCAACGAGTTCCCGCTGTGGAGCTTCCTGTTCGCCGATCTGCACGCCCACGTGATGGTGATGCCGTTCTCGCTCACCTTCCTGTGTTTGGTGGTGGCGTGGGTGCGGCGGCGATTTGGCGAGCCCGACGGCGCGCCGTCGTCGCGCACGGCGCTCACGCTGTTGCTCGGGCTCGCGCTCGGCACCGTGATGGTCTCGAACGGATGGAGCTCACCGACGTACGTGCTGGTGTTTCCGTTCCTACTCGCCTGCCACTGGATCGGGGCCAGCAGCGGGCGGCGTTTCTTCACCTTCATCGGACAGTTCTTCACGCGCGTGCTGACGCCGGCGGTGCTCGTCGTCATCGTCGCGTACGCCTTCTATCTCCCCTTCTGGTTTCACTTCACACCGCCGGAGCGCAACATCGGCTGGGAGGTCGGTCCATACGCGCGGCCACGCGACTTCCTGCAGATTTTCGGATTGTTCCTCTACATCCTGATTCCGTTCTTCTTCGCCAACTGGCGCCGCGTGCTGATGCCGCAGCCGCGGCCCGTTGCAGCAACGCAACCACCACCGATGGCTGTCGAAATCGATCCGGCGCCCGCCGCTGAGACTGCGGACGATGAAGCGAACGCACCCGGTGCGATGGCGGTCGCCGAGAACGCATGGATCGAATCGCCACCGGAAGTTGTGCCCATCGTCATTCCGCCGCTGCCCCCAGCGGCGCCGCGCTTGGGCACGGAGCTACGTCTGGGATGGTTTCGCATTGCAGTGATCGGATTGGTGATCGTCGGCGCGATTGCCAGCTTGTTCATCTCGACGCGCGCCTTCGAGCTGATCATCGCGATGCTCGGCCTGCACTTGGCGCTGCACCCGCGCACTGACGCACACCATCGTGTACCGATCGCGCTGGCCGCGTTCGCGTGCTTCATCACCGCCGGCTGCGAGATCGTGTTCGTGTGGGACCGCATGAACACGATCTTCAAATTCTATCTCGACTCGTGGCTCATTTTCTCGGGCGCCGCGGCGGCGGCGGTGGCCGAGTTGTGGAGTGGCCGGGTGCTGAGCGGCGTGGCGCGGCGCGTCTGGCAGGCTGGACTGGTCGTGTTAGTAGCGGTCGCGGTGTTCACCAGCGTGTCCGGCACCTACGGCGTGCTCACCACCAATCGCGTGAAGACGCCGAAGCCGACGCTCAACGGCACGCTCTATCTCGACGAGCACGACCCGTACGAAGTCGCCTCGTACAAGTGGCTCAACGAGCGCATCAGCGGCATCCCCGTCATCGTCGAAGCCTTCGGACCGTCGTACCAAGAATTCTCGCGCGTCTCGATGAACACCGGCCTGCCGACTGTTCTGGGCTGGGAGTACCATGTGATCCAGCGCGCGGCGACGCAGCCGGACGTCAACCGCCGCAAGAACGACATCAAGCTCATCTACACCAGCGACAACAAAGACCAGGTGCGCGCCGCGCTCGAACGCTACCACGTCGCGATGGTGTACGTCGGGCCGCTCGAACGCCGCACGTATAACGGCGCCAACACCGAGCAGTTCAAAACGTGGAGCAACCTGCTGACTCCGGTCTACGAGAACTCGGCTGTCAGCATCTACGCGGTGAGCGGCAACTTCACCGGGGCGATTCCGGTGACCACGGTCGAAGAAGTTCCGCGCGTCACCGCCGATGAAGCCCCGGCCCCTGCCCCCGAACCAGAAGGCCAACTACATCAGCCGCGCGGCGTCGCCGTCGATAGCACCGGTGCCGTGTACGCCTGCGACTTCGGCAACGCGCGGATTCAGAAGTTCAACAAGGATCTCAAATTCGATCTCGCCTGGGGCGAGCACGGCGAGTTGCCGAGTCAGTTCAAAGATCCCTGCGGTATCGCCGTCGGTCCGAAGAACAATGTCTTCGTCGCCGACACTTGGAACCATCGCGTGCAGGTGTTCACCGACAAGGGGCAGTACGTGCGCGAGTGGGGCTCGGGATTCTACGGCCCGCGCGGCATCGCCATCGACGGCAGCGGAGCAGTGTTCGTCGCCGATACCGGCAACAACCGCATCATGCGCTTCTCGCCGACCGGCGAGTTGGAAGCGACCTGGGGCGCGCACGGCAGCGAGGACGGCAAGTTCTTCGAACCGACCGGTATTGCCGTCGACGGCAAGGGCAAGGTCTACGTCTGCGACAACGGCAACGGACGCTTGCAGATCTTCAGCCGCGACGGCGCGTTCGTCAGCAGCTTCCCCGTGCCCGGTTGGCTGAGCCAGGTTTACGCCGAGCCCTACGTCGCGATCGACTCCAAGGGTGCGATCTGGGTCACCGTGTCGGGCGCGAAAGAAGTGCGCGCCTACGACACCAGCGGCAAACTGCTGCGGACGATCACCGGCAAGACGATTCCGACCGCGCAGTTCGAAACCCCGATGGGCATCGCGTTCAATCCGGTGACGAAGGAAATGGTGGTCTCCGATCTCGAACACAAGCTCGTCCGCTTTGCGTATGGCGAAGGTCGGTGA
- a CDS encoding 6-bladed beta-propeller: MAKVGEYAVVRSLLALIALAAAVAGQYSLAVQFNARLAAIGWAVAAAVFVLLYALDARGRELPAASESLPATSEWPLLLAVLAVGAFFFTFRLSELPSGLNHDIAWEGLYSASILRGIAYTPYVASAWGRETLMFYFDALAIKLFGMDLFALTLPALVAMLLTLPFFYGFVRSQFGARAALVATLLFATAGWPLLSARVGWRSALQPLFTTMTCMFFWRGMVHARWRDFMLSGIALALTLNTYNAARAFPLLFPLFALFYVLRNRPFAAVLRRYAAGVGVMLLAFAIVIAPMAWYAAFHWIEFWGRANSLLANQTPEMLAWTGPRAAALLYNYWGNSDDFFVTTPLLEVPAAVLFVFGLLWCVLRASDPRAMFLLLGLLVNLLPGLVTRPNANRGVGTMPFVFCFVGLGLLYFVRQARRLGRAGGVAACVVIAIAGAAQATATYHEYLSQSRRRIWGFYPDATVVGRFMRTLRGKYAIAAGGANWPRDTLTYLTYAGGDDPFQRDYTWIDDVTVLLRELPQAPPGQGLALILANIDASPGVFGKLQQRFPQAEVVDLRYPDDGPIVARALLLPPDAAPRTAPDNLAEVAKGANMWSGGRGTEPGKFNTPKGIARSDKGEFYVVDTGNHRIQKFDAKGVLIAVWGQFGSTPVSFNEPHAIAIDRAGNVHVVDTWNHRVQKIAPDGNLIKIYAPPKGFFGPRGIAITKDRVYVTDGGNNHVAVFDLDGTFLSEFGQHGSGAGDLFQPVGIAVDRDGLIWVVDSGNNRLQAFHADGTSARTIAVPGWEGDGVKEGYLALTDDGLILADPVGNRLFRVHGDALSEIPTDNLMGPSGIASDKTTLYITERGRDAVTRIPRKKG; this comes from the coding sequence ATGGCGAAGGTCGGTGAATACGCCGTCGTTCGTTCCCTCCTGGCGTTGATCGCACTCGCCGCGGCGGTCGCCGGACAATACTCGCTCGCCGTTCAATTCAACGCGCGCCTCGCCGCCATCGGCTGGGCAGTCGCTGCCGCCGTCTTCGTGTTGCTCTACGCACTCGATGCGCGCGGGCGCGAGTTGCCGGCGGCGAGCGAATCGCTACCGGCGACGAGCGAGTGGCCGCTGCTGCTGGCCGTACTCGCGGTCGGCGCGTTCTTCTTCACCTTCCGGCTCTCCGAGTTGCCGTCAGGATTGAATCACGACATTGCCTGGGAAGGTTTGTACTCCGCCAGCATCCTGCGCGGCATTGCGTACACCCCGTACGTCGCGTCGGCGTGGGGACGCGAGACGTTGATGTTCTACTTCGACGCGCTCGCCATCAAGCTGTTCGGGATGGATCTCTTCGCGCTGACGCTGCCGGCGTTAGTAGCGATGTTACTGACACTGCCGTTCTTCTACGGCTTCGTGCGCAGTCAGTTCGGCGCACGCGCCGCGTTGGTCGCCACGCTCCTGTTCGCCACCGCCGGCTGGCCCCTGCTTTCCGCCCGCGTCGGGTGGCGCTCCGCCCTCCAGCCGTTGTTCACGACGATGACCTGCATGTTCTTCTGGCGCGGCATGGTGCACGCGCGCTGGCGCGACTTCATGCTGAGCGGCATCGCCCTCGCGCTCACGCTCAACACCTACAACGCGGCGCGGGCGTTCCCGCTGCTGTTCCCGCTGTTCGCGCTATTCTATGTGCTGCGCAACCGGCCGTTCGCCGCCGTGCTGCGGCGCTACGCGGCCGGCGTCGGCGTCATGCTGCTCGCCTTCGCCATCGTCATCGCGCCGATGGCCTGGTACGCGGCCTTTCACTGGATTGAGTTCTGGGGTCGCGCCAACTCGCTGCTCGCCAATCAGACGCCAGAGATGCTGGCCTGGACCGGTCCGCGCGCCGCGGCGTTGCTGTACAACTACTGGGGCAACAGCGATGACTTCTTCGTCACCACGCCCCTGTTGGAAGTGCCGGCCGCCGTCTTGTTCGTCTTCGGACTCTTGTGGTGCGTGCTGCGCGCCAGCGATCCGCGCGCGATGTTTCTGCTCTTAGGATTACTCGTCAATCTGCTCCCCGGCCTCGTCACCCGACCGAACGCCAACCGCGGCGTCGGCACGATGCCGTTCGTCTTTTGTTTCGTCGGCTTGGGGTTGCTGTACTTCGTTCGCCAAGCCCGCCGCCTCGGCCGCGCCGGTGGGGTCGCCGCGTGCGTCGTGATCGCCATCGCCGGCGCCGCGCAAGCGACAGCGACCTACCACGAGTATCTCAGTCAGTCGCGGCGGCGCATCTGGGGCTTCTATCCCGACGCCACAGTGGTCGGCCGCTTCATGCGCACGCTGCGCGGCAAGTATGCGATTGCGGCCGGCGGGGCGAATTGGCCGCGCGACACGCTCACCTACCTGACCTACGCCGGCGGTGACGATCCGTTTCAACGCGACTACACCTGGATCGACGATGTGACCGTGCTGCTGCGCGAGCTGCCGCAAGCGCCGCCGGGGCAAGGGCTGGCGCTGATCCTCGCCAACATCGACGCGTCGCCCGGCGTATTCGGCAAACTCCAGCAGCGCTTCCCGCAAGCGGAGGTCGTCGACCTGCGCTACCCCGACGACGGTCCGATCGTCGCGCGCGCGTTGCTGTTGCCACCCGACGCCGCGCCGCGCACGGCACCGGACAATCTCGCCGAAGTCGCCAAAGGCGCGAACATGTGGAGCGGTGGCCGCGGCACCGAGCCGGGCAAGTTCAACACACCGAAAGGAATCGCTCGCAGCGACAAGGGCGAGTTCTACGTTGTCGACACCGGCAACCATCGAATACAAAAGTTCGACGCGAAAGGTGTGCTGATCGCCGTCTGGGGTCAGTTCGGCAGCACCCCTGTCTCCTTCAATGAACCGCACGCGATCGCCATCGATCGCGCCGGCAACGTCCACGTCGTCGACACCTGGAACCATCGCGTGCAGAAAATCGCGCCCGACGGCAATCTCATCAAGATCTACGCGCCACCCAAAGGCTTCTTCGGCCCGCGTGGCATCGCCATCACCAAGGATCGCGTCTACGTCACCGATGGTGGCAACAACCACGTGGCGGTGTTCGATCTCGACGGAACATTCCTCAGCGAGTTCGGCCAGCACGGCAGCGGCGCCGGCGATCTCTTCCAGCCGGTGGGGATCGCCGTCGATCGCGACGGGCTCATCTGGGTGGTGGACAGCGGCAACAATCGCTTGCAAGCGTTCCACGCCGACGGTACGTCAGCACGCACCATCGCCGTGCCGGGTTGGGAAGGCGATGGCGTGAAGGAAGGCTACCTCGCATTGACGGACGATGGACTCATACTCGCCGATCCGGTTGGCAACCGCTTGTTCCGCGTGCACGGCGACGCGCTGAGCGAGATTCCCACCGACAACTTGATGGGACCGTCGGGCATCGCGTCGGACAAGACGACGCTGTACATCACCGAACGCGGCCGCGACGCGGTGACGCGCATACCGCGCAAGAAGGGATGA
- a CDS encoding glycosyltransferase family 2 protein, producing MSGAEQTAAMPNELELSVVLPCLNEALTVGPCVRLAVETIRRLGIAGEVVVADNGSTDDSVAIAEREGARVVHETRPGYGSALMGGIEAARGRYIIMADADQSYDLGDLERFVLKLREGYDLVMGNRLRGRIEPGAMPWLHRWIGNPLLSGLLGLLFRPGVSDAHCGMRGFSKDGYRRMQLRTTGMEFASEMVIKAAFAGLRMTEIPITLHRDQRDRPPHLRSFRDGWRHLRFMLLFSPTYLFLVPGLAAMLIGLLTQLALVRGPQSLLGLRFDVHYMVVGSLLTLLGFQTIATGFFAKAYSHAARLYAPDRTLNWISRYFNLERGLIVGAVVLLLGLIINATILVDWLRSGMGELNAVRPALLASTLMGLGVEIIFSSFFLSMLAIDRRID from the coding sequence ATGAGTGGGGCCGAGCAAACCGCAGCGATGCCGAACGAACTCGAACTCTCCGTCGTGCTGCCGTGCCTCAACGAGGCGCTGACGGTCGGGCCGTGCGTGCGCCTCGCCGTCGAGACGATCCGCAGGCTCGGCATCGCGGGCGAAGTGGTGGTAGCGGACAATGGCTCCACCGACGACTCGGTCGCGATCGCGGAACGCGAAGGCGCGCGGGTCGTGCATGAGACGCGGCCCGGCTACGGCAGCGCGTTGATGGGCGGCATCGAGGCCGCACGTGGCCGCTACATCATCATGGCCGACGCCGACCAGTCGTACGATCTCGGCGATCTCGAACGCTTCGTGCTGAAGTTGCGCGAGGGCTACGATCTGGTGATGGGCAATCGCCTGCGCGGACGGATTGAACCGGGTGCGATGCCGTGGCTGCATCGCTGGATTGGTAACCCGCTACTGTCGGGACTGCTCGGCCTGCTGTTTCGCCCCGGCGTCTCCGACGCGCACTGCGGCATGCGCGGCTTCAGCAAAGACGGCTATCGCCGCATGCAGTTGCGCACGACGGGAATGGAGTTCGCGTCCGAGATGGTGATCAAGGCGGCATTCGCCGGGCTGCGCATGACCGAGATTCCGATCACGTTGCATCGCGACCAGCGCGATCGGCCGCCGCACTTGCGCTCGTTCCGCGACGGCTGGCGGCATTTGCGTTTCATGTTGCTGTTCTCGCCAACCTATCTGTTTCTCGTTCCCGGGCTGGCCGCGATGCTCATCGGATTGCTGACGCAGCTGGCTTTGGTGCGCGGGCCGCAATCGCTCTTGGGCTTGCGGTTCGACGTGCACTACATGGTCGTGGGCAGCTTGCTCACGCTACTCGGCTTTCAAACCATCGCCACCGGCTTCTTCGCCAAGGCGTACTCGCACGCGGCGCGACTCTACGCACCCGATCGCACGCTGAATTGGATCAGCCGCTACTTCAACCTCGAACGCGGCTTGATCGTGGGGGCGGTCGTGCTGCTGCTCGGGTTGATCATCAACGCAACGATCTTGGTCGATTGGCTGCGCAGCGGCATGGGCGAGCTCAACGCCGTACGGCCGGCGCTGCTGGCGTCGACGCTGATGGGTCTCGGCGTGGAGATCATCTTCTCGTCATTCTTCCTCAGCATGCTGGCGATCGATCGCCGGATCGATTGA